CGCGCCGGCGACGAGCGCGAGAGCCCCCCAACCGAATGTTCCAAGCGGGACAAATGCGACCGGGAGCGGATCGTAAGGTTTTGCCAGGGCGTAGGTCGCGGGTACGAGGCACGCGAGCGCGAGCGCGCTGAACCCGATTAACACTTGGAGCGTGAGTGGAACGCCGCCCGGTACGCGCTTCTCGCACCCGAGCCACAGGAGCGCCCATACTGCGGCGCTGCTCGCAACGATGAGCAGGAGCCGCATTTGCTCCGCGCCATCGAGCGGTTTTCCGGCCGTGACGACCGACAGGGCGTACCCCGCGGTGAGAGTGACCACGAACACCAACCCGCCAGCGAGTGCGTACCCGGACGAGCGCTCGCGCCCTGCTGTCGTGGCGAGGCCGAACACGACCAGCGCAAGTGGCGCGAGGTTCGATGCCATCACCCCCATTCGGGCGAACACGGATTCCGCGCGCGGACCGCTGGGGATCAAGCGACTCAACCCGAGTTCCGTAACGTTCGCGGAGAGGATGACCACCACACTCGCTGAGACCGCGAACAGCCCGAGTACCCACAGCTTGGTCCACGGAGCCGGCTGTGCCACGAAACCGAGTGCCTCCGTGCCTCGGCGTACCGGAACCCGCAGCGCAACAAGGGCCGAACCCGCGACGAACACGAGCGCCATTCCCCACCGCAGCGCGGACGCGGACGCGACATCGACCGCATGTCCTCCGGCCCACACGATTGGGGCCGCGAGCGCGAGCAGCACGAGGCCGATCGCGTGAACGTCGGTGTCGTAAGGCAGTTTCGACAGCCGCCACGAAAGTACCACCGCACCCACGAGTGTTCCGAGCAGTACCCACGCACTTGGTCCGAATGCGTGCGCGTACTCCGGCACCGGCGCGAACGCCGGGATCACGGACGCGCGCCACCCGATGGGCGTCAGTTCGGCACAAACATCCGGCAACAACGCGACTACATTGAGGATCAGGAACGCGCCCACGACCGTACCGAGCACGAGTCGATCGAGCGACGATGCGTCGTCGCACCAGAGTTCTCGGGCACGCGCGTTTGCCCGTAGCGTGTGCCGAGCGACGGCCCACACCAGCGCGAAGGTGCCGAGCGCGAGGCCGAATGTGTGTAGGGCGCGCGGATCGTAGAGCACGAGCTTCGTTGTTCGCCACCAGTCTTGTTGTTCGATCCAACCGAACGCAGCGAGCAGAGCCCCGAGTGTGATCGCGGTCTGGAACCCCGAGAACGCGCCCTTCTCGCGCCACAACAGCACGAACGCGAGCCACAGCGCCCCGAGCCACACCGCGAATCCGGCGCACGCGAGTGCCCATCCCTCTGCCGGGAAGAACAGCAGCGGCACGGCGAGAACTGTTGAGAGCCGGGCGGCCCAGTAGAGCGGATCACCGAAGACGCGGGCTTGCCTGCGGCAGAGAATCGCCGCGAGCGTGGCGAGCGTCGCGTGCGAGAGAAGCGCAACTTCGACCGCGAGCGATTCTGGCTTCACGTCCCAGTTGAAGACGCCGAGGTGGAGCAGCCCGAGTAACGCGACGCTCGACCCGCCCCACGTGAGCACCGCGTTGCCCGTGAGTCGTGCGAGTGCGAGGCTCGTGGCCGCGAGCGTGAAGAGTGTGCCGGTGTGCCACGGACTTTGAAGCGTGAGCGAAGTCGCTGCGACGCCGATCGCGAGCACGTTCCCAGCGAATGATACGTCGCGCCCGGCGCGGCGGAGCAGGGCGGTTGCGCCTCGATGCACCCCGCGCAGCGCGAGCGCGACGAACGCGAAAACGAGCGCTTCCAGGGCGATTATGAACTCCCATATGTCGAGTTGCCGCGGCGCCTGCCACCAGAGCGCCCACATCGTCGCTGCGAGGACGAGCCACAACCCGCCGTGCGCGAGCGCGCGTGTTTTCCACCGGTAGTTGCTCGCGAGGAGCCCGATCGCGCCCGCAACGTGTGCGCACGCGGCGGTGGCGGGGAACTCGGTGCCATGCCAGCTTACGATGAGCAGCCCGAGTGCCCCGGTGCAGAGCGCACCGATCGCGTAGCTCAACGTTTGCTTCGACGCGCGCCGGGTTAGGAGCTCGGCGAGGAGCGCCAGCGCGAGCGCGAATCCCGTCAGAACCGCGCCGCTCGCGGAGGAACCGAGCGTTTCGTTCAACGCAGTCGGTGCAGTCCAGTTCCCCACGATGCCGTGGAAACCGAGCACGACCGCGAAGGTGAGGAGCGAGATCGCGCCGACTTGCGCCCACGGGAGCCGCTCGCGGAACGCGACCCGCGTGAGGAACAGGCCCGTTGCGGTGGACACGAGCAAGAGCGCGAGCGGGTCCGGCCAGGCCAGCGCGAGGCCCGTCGTGATGGTCGCGAGCCCGGCCAGCGCGACCACAGTGCCCATCGTTCGCAATCCGGCGGACGCGACGCGCCGGAGCACGAGCACGCCGGCTTCCACGACGGGCACGCCCGCGAGCGCCAGCGGAACCGCGAGCCCGGCAAGTCGGGCGGCCAGTTGCGCGGGATCGCGGACGACGAACAGCCCCCACGCGGCCACCAGCGCGAACGCGGCCAGCCCCAGGAACATCAGGAGCGCAGTCCCGCTCTTGTCGGTGATCGGTTCACGGCGCTGACCGGGGTGGTACCACGACAGCCCGCCGAGCGTCGCGCTGCATGCCAACACGAAGCACACCAACGGTAGCCACGCCGAAGCCAGCTCTGCGGGCAGGAGCTGTGTCCCGGCCGCGCCGACTACCGCGAGCGAAAGCAGCCAGCGCCGATCGACCGGGCCGGGCAGGTGCTCGGTGCCGATCAAGTCGCGCCCGCCGGTGCGCACCACTTCCACAAACACCGCGAGCGCGGCAATTTTCACGGCGACATCGGCGGCCCCTTGTGTCCCTTCGGTGAACGGCGGCGCGAGCAGGAGCAGCGTGAGTGGAGTCAGCAGCATCGAGATGACGAGCATCCCGCGGCTCGTCCCGGTCAGCTTCCACCGGTGCAGCGTGTACTGCCCCGCGCCGAAGAGTGCGAGCGTGACCGCGGCCGACAGTACAAACCGGAAGTACGGAATCGCTTCGATCGCTTGCCGCAGTGTGACGACGAGCGCGATGGAACACCCGACGATGAGCAACCCGCCGACCAGTTCGCCCCAAAGGATGTTGTGTTCTTCGAGGAACCCGGAGACTCTGCGCTTCGACGGCGTGTGGGGTGCGGGTGGGTATTGGGGCGCAGGTGTTGACACCGGTCCGAGAACGGGCTGCGGCGCGATGGGCTCGTTCGTTTCGCGCGCGGCGAGCGCCGGCGCGAGTAGCTCGGGAACCACCTCGGGAGTGGCTCCTTGTTCCGGCGCGGAGATCGGCTCCACTGCGTCGGCGGGCGCGGTGGGCTGTGCGACGGGTGTTGCTCGCGGGAGCGGCTTGGCCTTTTCGACCGGCAGCCTTTGCAGCATTCGCGCGCGAGCTTTGAGTTGATCCAGTACGCGCTCGGCCGTGTCCGGATCGAGTTCGGCCCGATCGAGAAGACCGCTGATCTCGCGTTCGGCCGTGTTGACGCGGTGCAGACCGCGAGCGAGCGCCCCATCGAGTTCGAGTTCGCATTGTGGGCAGTCGCGGTCGCGCTCTTCGGTTTCAGCCCCGCACGCCGGGCAATAGCGGTAGGGTCGGTGCGTGCGACCAGCGGGCGGGTGTTCGTTGCCGAAGGCAGCCCTAAAGATGGCCGCGGCCGCCACCCAAGCGAAGTGGCCGACAGTGGCAACAAAAACCAGACCGCAGATTAGCGCGCAGAGCCATTCCATACGGACGCTCGCCGGAACCCGGCACCGGGTTCGCACCGCAGACGTGAAGGTGGCTCCGTCGGGCTGCCACCGGAAGTTATCCTCATCGACGCCGGCAGAGCGGAATTATTCCCGGAAGTGTTGCGCGGCCCGCTAGAGAATGCGGGCCTTTAGGAAAAGACTAAACCTCTCCGACGAACCACGATACTTTGGTCACCTAACCGCCGCATTGGGCTTACGCATGTGGTCGACGACTTAGACGATTCGCACAGTGCAATCATTTGTGGACCTTGCACTTCGGCAAGGCTCCCCGAAACTCACTCACACCCGCGGCGGTGATCCTCGTGCCGAACATTTCGAGCGAGGTGAGGTTCGTGAGCGCCGCCAATTCCTTCAACCCCGCGTCCGTTAACTGCGTGTAGCCCAAATATGCGGACGTCAGGTTCGTGAGCGCCGCCAGCTCCTTCGCGCTCGCGTCCGTCACCCCCGTTTGGCCCAGATCGATTCGGGCGAGCGACTTGAGCTGTGATATCCCTTTCAAAGTGGCGTCCGTCACCCCTTTGCAATCGTACAGGTTCAGAAATGTCAGCTTCTTGAGCCCGCCCAGATGCTTCAGCCCTGTGCCCGTCACTTTCGTGCGACTCAACTGCAGGATGGAAAGGTTCGGAAGCACCGCCAAGTCCTTGAGGCCCACATCCATCACGGCGGTATCGTACAGGTCGAGCCGAATGAGGTTCTTGAACGCCGTCAGATCCTTCAGTCCCGTATCCGTCACCTTCGTATATGACAGGATAAGCGTGGTGAGGTTCGTGAGCGGGGCCAACACCTTCAGATCCGCGTCCGTCGTCGCCGTATTGAAAAGGCTCAGCACGGTCAGGGTTTTGAGCGCCGCCAGTTCCTTCAGGTCCGTGGCCCTCATCGGTATGGTGTTCAGATTCAACTCGGTGAGCTTGGGGAGCGCGGCCAATTCCTTAAGTCCCGCCCCGGTTATCCGCGCCCCGCCCACGTTCAGCGCGGTGAGCGTCTTGAGCGCCGCCAACTCCTTCAAACCCGCATCGGTGATCTTCGAGCTGCTCAGGTTGAGTACGGCCAGCGTCTTGTGCGCGGCCAGCTCCTTCGCGCCCTCATCGGTCACACCGGTCCGGTCCAGGCGGAGTGTGGTGAGCCCCTCGAGCGCGGTCAACCCTTTCAGCCCGGCTCCCGACGCGAGCGTGTTACCCAGATCAACGGTGGCTAGGTTCTTGAGCGGGGCCAGATCCTTGAACCCCGTGCCCGTGACCGTTGTGCGGCCCAGGTCGAGCGTGGTGAGATTTCGGAGCGGAACCAGTTCCTTCAACCACGCGTCGGTCACCTTCGTGCCGTACAGTGCCACGCCCGTCACCGGTTTGCCGGGCCGGGACGCGTCGCGGTCGACGGTTCCCCCTATCAACTCCACGGCCCGGGCGGCCTTCTCTTCTGCGTCATCGGCTCGTGCTGCTTCGGGCGAGTTCGGCACCGCCCCTGACACCAACGCGCACAGTACCAACCGCAACATACTCATGCCCCCGCGTCAAACAATTCTCGGGCCCCTCCCAACGCGCCCCGATTCGTCGTCGGAATGGACCGCACCGCCCCCCGGTTCACTGACTCCAATGTGTGCCGTGTTAGCGCGTCTTGAAGGCGCGCATTGCATTCCAGTCCGGTTATCTCACAAATTCTGTCATCTTGAACACTATCGCCGATTTGTGCATATTTGTACCAACCAGGGCGAGCGTGCCTACTTCATGCATTTTGGTGTGGAACGCACCTCGAGAAATCCCTTTGCCGCTCGTAACGGGGCACCCGTGCTATGTCGGACCCGACTGAGCTTACCATCATCCTGCCGCTCGTTCGATACCCACAACCTATCACGTATCTGCCACCTGGTGGAAAACGCGGACGATCTCAAAGCGCTCTATACTGCGGCCTGCGCGCTAGCGGCAAACGCTTGCGCACTTGCGACGTGGCTCGACCTCGCGATTCGGCCGCTCGTTTTGTCCCTACCTGACCAAACACCGGAGAACCTTTTCGGCGACCTACCGGGAGAGGTGGACCGGGGCATCGTCGCGTGCGAGACCATGCTCGGCTCGCTGCGGCACGAGCTCACCGCGCCTGAGGACGCGGTTCGCGAACTGGCCGCATTGTTGCTCCCGGCGCGGGTGACGTGTCCGGGCTGTAACCGGATTCGCTTCGATATCGCCAAGATGCTTGACGAACACAAGGTCCGCGCTTTAGCCCTGTTCCGAGCCGCACGAGGGAGTGAATCGTGAATGACTATGGAAGCTCGAACAATTTGTGGCCCGAGTGAAACGCCTACTGTGCAAGAAGGTACCAGCGGACCGGATCCTAGGCGTATTGAGCACCGGCAAGGAACTGGTTACCAACGCGACCCATCGGAACTCGCCCCGGGCCGCGCCCGCTGATCAAGGTGAACTGCGCTGCTCTGAGCCCGGCGCTGCTGGGGAGCGAGTTGTTCGGGCACGAGAAAGAGGCTTTCACCGGCGCAGTGGCCTGGTGCCGGGGCGGTTCGAGCGGGCGCACAGGGATCGCTGCTCTTCGACAAGGTCGGCGAACTCGGTCTCGAGCTCCAGGCGAAGTTGCTCCGCGCGATCCAGAGTGGCACGTTCGAGCGCTTGGAGCAAGGTGACGCTGACCGCGGACGCGCGTCTCGCGTTCCCCGGCATGCGCCCCGCTCTCTCACTGCTTTCTCACTAGCATCCCCTCGTCTCTATTTCTAGCATCCCTATTCGACTCTGATCGTGCGTAAACGCACGAATTCCGCCACAGTACCTTATGAGCACCGGAAGCGAACTCCCGATCGCCCTGCGCGCCGCGTACCTGGCCCTCCACCGACAGTCGGAGGCGCAGTTCGCGTCCCACGGTGTCACCGCGGACCAGTTTGTCCTCCTCGCGACCCTCGCCCGAGGCGGGCACGCCCTGACCCAGCGGGAACTGGCTCGGCGCATGTCGTCCGACCCCAGTACCGTGCGGGCGATGCTCGCGCTACTGGAACCGCGCGGGTTCGTCGAACGAAGTACCCACCCGACCGACGCCCGAGCGCGGACGGTCGCTCTCACGGCGGCGGGGGAGCGAATGTTCCGGCAGCTCTGGACGGCGGGCGAACCGATCCGGGCACTGATGCTCGACGCGCTCGAACCCGGCGAGGCGGAAACGCTCGTCCGGCTCCTCGCGCGCGTCGCCGGGGCACTGAACCCGGAGTTCGCGCCGGTCCGCGAATCCAGTCCCTCTCACTCTCCGGAGGATGAAGTATGAGCGAGCGCTTGGTGACCCTGGTCACGTGGGCCATGTTGGTGTGCCCGGTAATGGTGCAGGCCCAGCCGCCCGGCGGGGGGAAGGATGACAAAGCGGAAAAATTCCCCACGCCGCCGAACGAGTACGACAAGAAGCGGGACGGTATCGACCGGGGCAAACTGGAAACGGTCGAGTACGACTCCGCGACGGTCGGTGGGACGCGCAAGGCCCGGGTCTACACCCCGCCCGGCTACACCAAGGACAAGAAGTACCCGGTCCTGTACCTGCTCCACGGGATCGGGGGCGACGAGAACGAGTGGGCACGCGGCGGAACGCCCGACGTGATCCTCGACAATTTGTACGCCGACAAAAAGGCGGTGCCGATGGTCGTCGTTCTGCCCAACGGCCGGGCATCAAAAGACGTGACGGCGCGTGACCCGATCCCCAAACAGTCACCGGCGTTCGCCGCGTTCGAAAAGGATCTGCTCACCGACCTGATCCCGTTTATCGAGAAGACCTACTCGGTGAGGGCCGACCGCGAGTCGCGCGCGCTCGCCGGGTTGTCGATGGGCGGCGGGCAGTCGCTCAACTTCGGGCTGGGCAACCTGGACACGTTCGCCTGGGTGGGCGGGTTCTCCTCGGCCCCGAACACCAAGCGCCCGGACGACCTCATCAAGGACCACGCGGAGGCGGCCAAGAAGCTGCGGCTCTTGTACGTCGCGTGCGGGGACAAGGACGGGCTGTTCCGGATCAGCGAGGGCGTTCACAAGATGCTCGACGAGAAGAAGGTGCCGCACGTCTGGCGCGTGATCCCCGGCGGGGCGCACGACTTCAAGGTGTGGAAGAGCGACCTGTACCATTTCTCCCAGCTCATCTTCCGAGAAACCTCGAAGGACGAGCCGCAAGCCGAGAAGAAAGAGCCGACCGACGAGGGCAAGCCGTCAGCTACGAACCTGCCGAACGCCCAGTACCCGAAGGTCCACGCCGACGGACGGGCGACGTTCCGGTTCAAGGCGCCCGACGCCAAGAAGGTGCAGGTCTTCACCAATTACGGGCTGGGGCCGCGCGGGCACTGGGACATGACCAAGGGGGCGGACGGGGTGTGGTCGCTCATCTCCCCGCCGATCCTGCCCGGGTTCCACTACTACGGCTTCTTGGTGGACGGGGTGTTCGTGAACGACCCCGGCACCGACACCTTCTTCGGCACCAGCAAACCGACCAGTGGGATCGAGATCCCCGAGAAAGGGGTGGACTTCTTCCACGCCAAGGACGTGCCGCACGGCGAGGTGCGGTCGAAGTGGTATACTTCGAAGGTGACCGGGCAGACCCGCCGCATCCAGGTGTACACCCCGCCGGGCTACGACGACTCGAAGCAGAAGTACCCGGTGCTGTACCTGCAACACGGTGGGGGCGAAGACGAGACCGGGTGGGTCAAGCAGGGGCACATGAACTTCATCCTCGACAACTTGATCGCGGAGAAGAAGGCGGTGCCGATGGTCGTGGTCATGGAGAAAGGCTACGCGACGAAGACGGGTGAGCAACCGGCACCCGGGCGCGGCAGTGCGTTCGAGGACGTGGTGATCAAGGACCTGATCCCGATGATCGACGCGACCTACCGCACCATCGCCGACCGCGACCACCGGGCGATTGCCGGACTCTCGATGGGGTCGGGGCAGGCCATGCAGATCGGGCTGACCCACACCGACACGTTCTCGGCCGTCGGGGCGTTCAGCGGGGTGTTCCGCCAGGGGGACGTGAGGGCCGCCTACGGTGGAGTATTTGCCGACCCGGTCGCGTTCGACAAGAAGATGGGCCTGCTGTACCTGCACTCCGGCGACCAGGGGCTGGACGCGGGCATCCACAAGGCGGCCAGCGACCTGCACGACCACTTGCAGAAGGGTGGGTCGAAGAACGTGGTGTTCCACGACCTCAAGGGTCAGGGGCACGAGTGGCAGACGTGGCGGGTCGCCTTCCACGACTTCGCGCCGCGGCTGTTCCAGCCGAAGAAGTGACCCGGCGCTCGGACGCACCGACGACGCCCCGATCGTGCGACCACGGTAGTCCCGTCGGCCTACTGACGAGATTACCATATTCTTAGACGCGGTGCCGGCCGAATGGGTAGGCACACATTGGGTTCACCACGAGCTCTTCAACTTCAGCACTCGCTCATTCTCCCTCGTGGCCGTTCGGCCCAAGAGCTCCGCGCATGCTTCGCGCGCTATTTGTCCGTCTGTGTGTGTGCTCTGCTCGCTGCGTCCAGTGTGAGCAAGCGGACCCGCGAGGGGGCTCGCTCAGTGTTCTCCCGGTCCCGGTTCCTGGGCCAATCGTTCGAGTGCGGTCGCGACCCGCGTGCGGGCCGCTCCCGATAATCGCCCTTCCGTAAGATCGGAATCAACTACGATCACCGCACACGCCGCGTGAACCTGAACCAGTTGCCGGCGGAACCGGCGACACGGCGAGCAAAAGAGCGTATGGACGTACAGCCCGGCGCGCGTGCTCACCGAGAGCGGAGCGTCCAGCGACCGGGAGATGACTTCGACCGCCTGCCGGCAAATCATGACTCGCTCCCACTTTGTGGCTCCGTGCCGAACCAGTTTTTCGACAAGCACCACCACATGCGCAGCCGGGCGCGGTGCAGCATCACCCAGAAGTTCGCCGGGGTCAGCCCCAGTTCCCGGCACACGTCCTCGCTCGCGGCTTCGTCCAGGTACCGCAGTGCGAATACGTCGTGGAGCCGAACCGGGAGCTTCCCCAAGCACCCGTGTAGAGCGTCCCAGAACTCTTCCCGGTCGAGAACCTCGGCCGGGTGCCCGCGCGCCCAAAGGCCGGGTGGCGCTCTCCACTCTCCGCGCCGGGTGAACAGGTCGTCCGTGAAGCGGTCCGGGCCGGTTCCGGGGTCCGCGGCGAGGCGCTCGCGCACTTGTTTACGCAGCCAGTCGATCACCTTCCGCTTTAGGATCGCCGTGAGCCACGTGCGCTCGGACGCGGCCCCGTCGAACCGGTCCTGCGCCTTCCACGCTGCGAGCAGCGCGTCCTGAACGAGATCCTCGGCCGCATCCGTCCGGCGCACGTGGGCCACGGCGAACCGGTATAGGTAATCGCCGTGCCGCTCGACCCAGGTGTGCGGGTCGAGCGGCACGGCGCTCACGACCGACGAATCAGCCTTCGACATCACCACCGTCCGTTTCGGGGACTCGCGATCCGGGCAGGATCTCTGTCGCTCGGCGGCGCGAAACCTTACGCGTAAAAATTCGAGTTTCTGGTGGGCCGGAATAACTTTTTCGGGCGGTGTAAGGACCGCCCTGGGTGTGCGACTGACTGCGGACGATCGCCCGCATCACTCCAGCAGGATTTCCCATGCTCCAATGGTTCCGCAGCAGCCCGAAAACCGGTTCCGCCCCGCGCACGCGACTGAGCGCTGAACTGATGGAAGATCGGAGCGTGCCGAGCGCGAATTCGTTATTCAACCCGGCCCCGCTCGGGGCGAGTACGTTCGTTTACGCCGAGAGCAACAACCCCGAACCGGGTCACAACGCGGTGCTGGCGTACAACCGCGAGTCCAACGGCGAGCTACATCAGATCGGCACCTTCGCCACCGGCGGGACCGGGCAACTGAACGTCCCGAAGCTGGTCGGTCCCGACGACGGCGACCAACAGGTGCAAGCCACCGCGGACGGCAAGTTCCTGTTCGCGGTGAACCAGGGGAGCGACACGATCACCGCGTTCCGCATCCGCACGGACGGGAGCCTGGATCGCCTAGGCGTCTTCGCAACCGGCGGCGACCAACCGGACAGCATCGGGATCGCCGGAACGCACCTCTACGCGGCCAACCGCGGGAACGCCGCGGCCGGGGCACCGGGAACGACCGCACCGAGCGTGACCGCGTTCAACATCAACCGGGACGGGACGCTCTCCGCGATCCCGCACTCGAAAGTCACGTTCCCGGTGGGCACGTTCGTCACGCAGACGCTCGTCTCGCGCGACAACCGGTTTCTGTTCGTGGAAGCCGCCACACTGGAGGGCACCGCGGGCGGGAACACGCTCACCCCGTTCCGCATCAACGCGGACGGTACCCTGACGGCCGCACCGGGCGGCGCGGCCGGGGCCGGCACGAACGCGCCGATCCTGCTCGGGTCGGCGGTCCACCCGTCGCTGAACATCATTTACACCGGGTTCACGTCGGCCGGCCAAGTCGGGGTGTTCACCTACGACGAAACCGGGCGCACGAACTTCGTGGGCACGTCCGCGGACCAGGGGGCGGGTCCGTGCTGGTGCGCGGTGAGTGCGGACGGGCGGGTGCTGTACGTGGCGAACACGGGCACGGACTCGATCGGCGTGTTCTCGCTGGTCGATCCGCTCCACCCGGTGCAGATCGAAGAAGTACAACTGGGCGGCCCGCGCGCTCAGAACGGGACGGCGAACAGTCCGCGCACGAACGCATTCGAGATCGCACTCGATCCAACCGGGAAGTACCTGTTCGCGGTCACACAATCCACGGCCCCGTCGTTCCCGCAGGGGAACCAGTTGCACACGCTGAAGATCGCCCGCGACGGGACGCTGACGGAACCGAACGCTCCCGTCATCTTCTCGAAGCGTGACGTGCCCGCGAACGCGCACCCGCAGGGTGTCGAGGTCGTGCAACTCGGCGGGCACGGGCACCCGTTGTTCGGGTGGCTCGATTTCGGTATCGACCTCGAAGATCGCGCCCACCACCGGCGCCACTGGTAACAGGGAAGCAACCGTGCGCGGAGCACTTTTGATCTGCGCACGGTTAGAGAGAAGGTGTTACAAGACGTCCCAACACATGAGATTCAGGTCATCGACGCTACGCGCACCGATTCCCTCATAAAAACGTCGCCCCAGGGCATTGTGCCGGTAGACGGTCCATACCATTTGTTTCGCGCCGCCGGCCCGTGCGACCTTGCGAGCCTCCTTCATTAAGGCGGCCCCGATTCCCCTTCCTCGTTCGACAGCCGTCACATACAGGTCGACTACGAACAGCAGCCGGCACGCCTGGTCCGTATCGTAGCCGGGGTGGTGGAGCAGGAATCCGACCACTTCGCTCGAGCACTCGGCCACGAGCCCTCGAAATGCCGGGTCGGGACCGAACCCATCACGCGCGAGCGCTTCGGTGCCGAGCCGGAACGCGGACGTGTCGCCGAGTTCGCTCAGGTACGCCGCGAACTCTTCGGTGAGCGCGGCTATCGCGGGCACCTCCTCGCACCGGGCTTCTCGGATGTGCCACTCCGGTAACGCCGACATTTCGATCCCTTCAAAGCACGAAACTACCGAACGAAAATGCGACTGACCCAACGGCAAAACTCGAGGTTGGAGCCCTGCGTGCGGTTGGTCGGCTATGTGATTTCGTCGACCGTACCAATTTGCTTAGACCGCGTGCACCGGCGCTGCGAGAACCTGTGTCAGGAAGGTGCGCCCGCTCTCGGCGTAGCCCGCGCGGGCATACAGTGACCGCGCGGGGTGATCTGCCCCGCCCGTCTCCACGCACAGTGCGCGTGCTCCCCGTGCGAGCGCCCCGGCCCGTGCGACTGCGAGCAGCGCAGCTCCCGCGCCCTGTCTGCGTGCGGCCGGGCAGACGAACAGATCGTCGATAAACCCTCTTGGGCCGCCGTACTCCATACTAAAGGCCAGAGTGAGGACGACGTGACCGATCAGCCTGCCGCTCACTTCGGCCACCCAAACGGCTCCGAATTCTGGCGTGCCAAATAACGTCGTGAACGTTCGCGTGGCGGCAACTAGCGGAAGCACGAAGCCCGACTCCGCATAGAAGTCTGTCATGAGCGCAACGAGGGCCGGCACATCTGCCGTGGTTGCGGGCCGTATCACAAAGTTCGTTGTCATGCCAAGAAAGTGCCCTGGTCAACTAACGTTGGAATTCGCCCACGGCTCTCACCGGGGGCGAGGCGGGATTTCATCTGATCAGCTCGGCCGCCTACCAAGTGCGTGCAGGAAATCAATTTTCTGCAGCAGCGCGAAAAACTCGGACATCGTCCCACATTTCGATCACGCCGGAAACCAAAATGTCCTCGGCCGCGCGTTCACAGAAAACGGGATCGAGTGGCCCCCCGCCCGCGCTCGTGAGCAAATAAGGGGTGCCGTCGCGCGCGACCAGTAGCGGTGGTACCCCTCCCTTGAGACACAATACCGCGCACCCCTTGTGGGTCCGCCCGCCGCCCGGTTTCATGGCTCCGAGGTAGCACTTGGAATCCACGATCTCACCGCGCGTCGTGGCCGAGCCCAGGGCTTTCGCGGGCTTTCGCCGGAGGCTCGCTTGCTCCGCTTCGGGCAATTCCACGGGGCACAAGCCGTCGGTACCGTCGGCGAGTTCGAGCATGAGCACCCCCTCGCGCGAGAGGAGCGTGCCGACCACTCGCACCGGGCGCCCGTCGTGCGGCTCGACGCGATCTTTTGCCCCGAACTTACCTTCACTCACGAGCAGGACCGTTCGGGGCGCTCCGCCCGCCGCATCGGGCACGCGGATCATCGCGTATGGTTCGGCGTACACGACGCCAGTGAAGCCCACTGGCCCGCCGCCCCACCCGCCGGAACCGGGCGCGCGCTGCCCCCAAGCGAGTCCCGCCCCGCCGAT
This region of Gemmata massiliana genomic DNA includes:
- a CDS encoding leucine-rich repeat domain-containing protein; this encodes MLRLVLCALVSGAVPNSPEAARADDAEEKAARAVELIGGTVDRDASRPGKPVTGVALYGTKVTDAWLKELVPLRNLTTLDLGRTTVTGTGFKDLAPLKNLATVDLGNTLASGAGLKGLTALEGLTTLRLDRTGVTDEGAKELAAHKTLAVLNLSSSKITDAGLKELAALKTLTALNVGGARITGAGLKELAALPKLTELNLNTIPMRATDLKELAALKTLTVLSLFNTATTDADLKVLAPLTNLTTLILSYTKVTDTGLKDLTAFKNLIRLDLYDTAVMDVGLKDLAVLPNLSILQLSRTKVTGTGLKHLGGLKKLTFLNLYDCKGVTDATLKGISQLKSLARIDLGQTGVTDASAKELAALTNLTSAYLGYTQLTDAGLKELAALTNLTSLEMFGTRITAAGVSEFRGALPKCKVHK
- a CDS encoding MarR family winged helix-turn-helix transcriptional regulator codes for the protein MSTGSELPIALRAAYLALHRQSEAQFASHGVTADQFVLLATLARGGHALTQRELARRMSSDPSTVRAMLALLEPRGFVERSTHPTDARARTVALTAAGERMFRQLWTAGEPIRALMLDALEPGEAETLVRLLARVAGALNPEFAPVRESSPSHSPEDEV
- a CDS encoding alpha/beta hydrolase-fold protein, whose amino-acid sequence is MSERLVTLVTWAMLVCPVMVQAQPPGGGKDDKAEKFPTPPNEYDKKRDGIDRGKLETVEYDSATVGGTRKARVYTPPGYTKDKKYPVLYLLHGIGGDENEWARGGTPDVILDNLYADKKAVPMVVVLPNGRASKDVTARDPIPKQSPAFAAFEKDLLTDLIPFIEKTYSVRADRESRALAGLSMGGGQSLNFGLGNLDTFAWVGGFSSAPNTKRPDDLIKDHAEAAKKLRLLYVACGDKDGLFRISEGVHKMLDEKKVPHVWRVIPGGAHDFKVWKSDLYHFSQLIFRETSKDEPQAEKKEPTDEGKPSATNLPNAQYPKVHADGRATFRFKAPDAKKVQVFTNYGLGPRGHWDMTKGADGVWSLISPPILPGFHYYGFLVDGVFVNDPGTDTFFGTSKPTSGIEIPEKGVDFFHAKDVPHGEVRSKWYTSKVTGQTRRIQVYTPPGYDDSKQKYPVLYLQHGGGEDETGWVKQGHMNFILDNLIAEKKAVPMVVVMEKGYATKTGEQPAPGRGSAFEDVVIKDLIPMIDATYRTIADRDHRAIAGLSMGSGQAMQIGLTHTDTFSAVGAFSGVFRQGDVRAAYGGVFADPVAFDKKMGLLYLHSGDQGLDAGIHKAASDLHDHLQKGGSKNVVFHDLKGQGHEWQTWRVAFHDFAPRLFQPKK
- a CDS encoding anti-sigma factor family protein gives rise to the protein MICRQAVEVISRSLDAPLSVSTRAGLYVHTLFCSPCRRFRRQLVQVHAACAVIVVDSDLTEGRLSGAARTRVATALERLAQEPGPGEH
- a CDS encoding sigma-70 family RNA polymerase sigma factor — its product is MSKADSSVVSAVPLDPHTWVERHGDYLYRFAVAHVRRTDAAEDLVQDALLAAWKAQDRFDGAASERTWLTAILKRKVIDWLRKQVRERLAADPGTGPDRFTDDLFTRRGEWRAPPGLWARGHPAEVLDREEFWDALHGCLGKLPVRLHDVFALRYLDEAASEDVCRELGLTPANFWVMLHRARLRMWWCLSKNWFGTEPQSGSES
- a CDS encoding lactonase family protein, producing the protein MLQWFRSSPKTGSAPRTRLSAELMEDRSVPSANSLFNPAPLGASTFVYAESNNPEPGHNAVLAYNRESNGELHQIGTFATGGTGQLNVPKLVGPDDGDQQVQATADGKFLFAVNQGSDTITAFRIRTDGSLDRLGVFATGGDQPDSIGIAGTHLYAANRGNAAAGAPGTTAPSVTAFNINRDGTLSAIPHSKVTFPVGTFVTQTLVSRDNRFLFVEAATLEGTAGGNTLTPFRINADGTLTAAPGGAAGAGTNAPILLGSAVHPSLNIIYTGFTSAGQVGVFTYDETGRTNFVGTSADQGAGPCWCAVSADGRVLYVANTGTDSIGVFSLVDPLHPVQIEEVQLGGPRAQNGTANSPRTNAFEIALDPTGKYLFAVTQSTAPSFPQGNQLHTLKIARDGTLTEPNAPVIFSKRDVPANAHPQGVEVVQLGGHGHPLFGWLDFGIDLEDRAHHRRHW